One Methyloterricola oryzae genomic window, CCTTGGAATCCAGGAACACCCGGCAGCCGGGCCCCTCGAAAAAGGCGATGCCCCAGCCGTCGCGGTGATGATCGGTCAGGCCGCCGCGCACGTGAAAGCCCTCGAAGGAAAAGCAGATGTCGGTGGGCACGTTGCAGTTCATGCCGAGCAGCTGGCACATGGTCTATCCAGGGGCAATCGAGACTGGCCCCATCATAGCCCAATCGGGCCGGGAAGGGCTCCATGCCCAATGGGGCCTTGTTATGCGCGGATGGCATAAGCTGATATCAACTAAATCTTTTTCAGAATAAAGCGACTTGGGTACTCTGTTGCCACAGCACCAGCTGCCGGCCTCAAAGGCCCCACATAACGACGCTATCTTCATGATCTTCGCGAAACGACACCGGGTCCTGCCGGGATTCCATCTCGGCCTGGGCTTCACCCTGTTCTACCTCAGCCTGATCGTGCTGATCCCGCTCTCGTCCACCTTTCTCAAGAGCGCCACCTTGGGTCTCGATGCCTTCTGGCACGTGATCACCGCGCCCCGGGTGCTGGCCTCCTACCAGCTGACCTTTTCCGCCTCCCTGCTGGCGGCCCTGATCAATACCGGCTTTGGCCTGCTGGTGGCCTGGGTGCTGGTGCGTTACGAGTTTGTCGGCAAGAAAGTGGTGGACGCCCTGGTGGATCTGCCCTTCGCCCTGCCCACGGCGGTGGCCGGCATTGCCCTCGCCACCCTGTATTCGACCAAGGGCTGGGTGGGCAGCCTGCTCGCGCCCATGGGGATCAAGATCGCCTACACGCCCCTGGGGGTGGTAGTGGCCCTGACCTTCATCGGCCTGCCCTTCGTGGTGCGCACGGTGCAGCCCATTCTGGAAGACTTCGAGTCGGGACTGGAGGAAGCCGCCATGAGCCTGGGCGCGACCCGCTGGCAGACCTTCCGCAAGGTGATCTTCCCCACTTTGTGGCCGGGCCTTCTGACCGGCTTCGCCCTGGCCTTCGCCCGCGCGGTGGGGGAGTACGGCTCGGTGATCTTCATCGCCGGCAACATCCCCATGGTGTCGGAGATCACCCCGCTGTTGATCATCACCAAGCTGGAACAGTACGACTATGCCGGGGCCACCGCCCTGGCGGTGTCCATGTTGCTGGTCTCGTTCCTGCTGCTGTTCGCCATCAACCTGCTGCAGTGGTGGGGCCAACGCCGCCACGGTGGCCGCTGAGGCGACGGCGCCCCCCACTCCCATTCCGAAAACTCGCCCATGGCCGCCATGACGACAAACCCTCCACCGGCGCGCGCCACGCATCGCAGCCTGGTCCTCAGCGAACCGCGCTGGGTGCGCTGGACCCTGATCACCCTGGCCCTGGTCTTCCTCGGCGGCTTCCTGTTCCTGCCACTGGCGGTGGTGTTCGTCCAGGCCTTCAGCAAGGGCCTTGGCACCTACTGGAGCGCCCTGAGCGATCCCAATGCCCTGGCCGCCATCCGCCTGACCCTGCTGGTGGCGGCCATCGCGGTGCCGCTGAACCTGGTGTTCGGCATCGCCGCCGCCTGGAGCATCGCCAAGTTCCAGTTTCCCGGCAAGAACCTGCTGATCACCCTGATCGACCTGCCGTTCTCGGTGTCGCCGGTGGTGTCCGGCTTGGTCTATGTGCTGCTGTTCGGCCTGCAGGGCTGGCTCGGTCCCTGGCTGCGCGATCATGACATCAAGCTGATCTTCGCCGTGCCCGGCATCGTCCTGGCCACGATCTTCGTCACCTTTCCCTTCGTGGCGCGGGAACTGATCCCCCTGATGGAAGCCCAGGGCACCGAGGAAGAGGAGGCCGCCATCGTCATGGGCGCCTCCGGCTGGCAGACCCTGTGGCGGGTCACCCTGCCCAATGTGAAATGGGGCCTGTTGTACGGCGTGATCCTGAGCAACGCCCGGGCCATGGGCGAGTTCGGCGCGGTGTCGGTGGTCTCCGGGCATATCCGCGGGTTGACCAACACCATCCCGCTGCACGTGGAAATCCTC contains:
- the cysT gene encoding sulfate ABC transporter permease subunit CysT, which gives rise to MIFAKRHRVLPGFHLGLGFTLFYLSLIVLIPLSSTFLKSATLGLDAFWHVITAPRVLASYQLTFSASLLAALINTGFGLLVAWVLVRYEFVGKKVVDALVDLPFALPTAVAGIALATLYSTKGWVGSLLAPMGIKIAYTPLGVVVALTFIGLPFVVRTVQPILEDFESGLEEAAMSLGATRWQTFRKVIFPTLWPGLLTGFALAFARAVGEYGSVIFIAGNIPMVSEITPLLIITKLEQYDYAGATALAVSMLLVSFLLLFAINLLQWWGQRRHGGR
- the cysW gene encoding sulfate ABC transporter permease subunit CysW, with the translated sequence MTTNPPPARATHRSLVLSEPRWVRWTLITLALVFLGGFLFLPLAVVFVQAFSKGLGTYWSALSDPNALAAIRLTLLVAAIAVPLNLVFGIAAAWSIAKFQFPGKNLLITLIDLPFSVSPVVSGLVYVLLFGLQGWLGPWLRDHDIKLIFAVPGIVLATIFVTFPFVARELIPLMEAQGTEEEEAAIVMGASGWQTLWRVTLPNVKWGLLYGVILSNARAMGEFGAVSVVSGHIRGLTNTIPLHVEILYNEYNSAAAFAVASLLALLALVTLAAKSFLEWHLRDESPPKAA